Genomic DNA from Streptococcus uberis:
CAATTGAGCTACTCGCGCTGCTGCCCAAAAGGGATAGGCTAGCAATTGACCTGTTTTATGACGGTGAATTAACTGCAAATTTTTAAAATTGAGCTTTTTCCCCTCTGCTGCCATATCCAACATTTGCCCACCAACCATACCAAAAGTACCTGAAGCTGATGATAAAGACCTGACAAGATCAACAGTGACATCAGTTGGAAAATCAGTTTCTGCTAGCATTCCAAAAGCATCCAAAAAGAGACTATCTCCAGCAAGAATGGCCGTTGCCTCATCAAACTTTTTATGATTCGTTAATTGCCCTCTTCGATAATCGTCATTATCCATAGCTGGCAAATCATCATGAATAAGACTTCCAGTATGTATCATTTCAAGAGCTGCTGCAGCTTTAAAGTGACTTTCTGTTAGAGGAATTTGCAAAGCCTCAATAACTTCCAAAAACAAGATGGGTCTAATACGTTTTCCACCTGCATTGATAGAATAAAGAACTGCTTCATTCAACTTTTCTGAAATAACAGCTTTCTCACAATAAAAGGCATGAATCGTCTGGTCAATTTTCTTTAACTTATCCATCAGTCTTCAATCTCTATTTCGCTACCATCAGCTTGCATGACTTTTACCAATGTCTTTTCAGCATTTTGTAACGTTTTTTGCAAGTCTTTTGACAAAATCATACCTTTTTGAAATTCAGCAATTGCCTCTTCTAAAGGCACTTCACCACTTTCTAACTTTGAAACGATCGTTTCTAATTCCTGTAAACGTTCTTCAAATGTTTTTTTAGTTGCCATTTTTCACCTCTACTTCTATTTGTCCATCACGCATTTCAATGGCCAACAAATCACCAGTTGAAACGTCTTTGACGGACGAAATTATCTTATCTTCTTGTCTTACAATACTATAACCACGCGCAACTATTCGCTTTGTATCCAATGTTAAAAGTGCATCTTGTGCCTTTTCAAAGCGTGTCCTTAACTGATCAAATTGTTTTTGCATGTCAACATTTAGCCACTGATTTAAGGTCATCAGCCGTTCTTGGTAGCGATTAATTGTTGATAATAAATTCATGGTTTGCAAGCGATGACTGACAGTCATTTCTGCCTGTCTACTATCTGAGAGTTTACTCTTGATACTGTTTAATAAACTATTATGCAATCGGTCTATTTTTTGGAGATAGGCATCATATAAACGCTCAGGTTGCCTAAAAATAACCGATTGACCCAAGACCATGACCTGATCCCGTTTTTGGTGAAGCAACCTCAAAGTCGCCTGGTAAGATCTATTTTGTCGTTCACTAATCCACGAAATAATATCAGCTTTTGTAACTGGAGTTGCCAATTCTGCTGCAGCTGTGGGTGTTGCTGCTCTGCGATCAGCTACAAAATCCGATAAAGTAACATCAGTCTCGTGGCCAACACTTGAAATAATGGGTAATTGTGATGCGAAAATGGCATGAACCACAATTTCCTCATTGAAGGCCCATAAATCTTCAATGGAACCTCCACCACGTCCGACAATTAATAAATCCAAATCTTCTCTTTGATTGGCTTTCGAAATATTGGCTACGATTTCTTCTGCAGCCCCTTCGCCTTGAACTTTTGTTGGAAAGAGTAAAATCTCAACTCCAGGAAAGCGACGAGAAATGGTTGTAATGATATCTCGAATGACAGCACCACTTGGACTAGTTATGACACCGACTTTCTGAACAAACTGTGGCAAATCTTGTTTATGCTTATCGTCAAAGAAACCTTCGTTAGTTAACTTTTTCTTCAATTGTTCGAATTGGATGGCAAGTGCTCCAATACCATCTGGTACTGCTTCCTCAATAATAATAGAATATGACCCTGAGGGTTCATATATCTGAACTCTACCAATGACATTTATTTTCATGCCTTCTTCCAAATCAAAAGCTAATCTTTTATAGGCACTTGCCCACATAGTTGCCTGAATAACAGCATTTTCATCTTTTAAAGAGAAATATTGATGATTGGGACGTTTTCGAAAATTCGAGACTTGACCTGTCAAATAAACGCGTTCTAAGTAAGGATCTCGGTCAAATTTCATTTTAAGATACTTGGTAAGATGCGATACACTTAAATAGTCTGACATTTTTCCTCCTTTCCATTTCAAGTCGTATATACACGATATTTACAAATGCAATTATATCATTTTTCTAGCTAAATAGTCAGTAACAAGACGAAAAAAGGGCCTTTATAGGCCCCTTAGATTACAATCTGCGTTTAATTTTCATTATGAACTGACACTTCTGAGTGCTGATTGATAGGTTTGTTCCAATAACATCGTGATAGTCATTGGTCCTACACCACCTGGTACAGGAGTAATATAACTTGCTTTACGTGATACTTCCTCAAAAGCAACATCACCAATCAGTTTACCATTGTCATCTCGATTCATTCCCACATCAATGACAACAGCCCCATCTTTGACATATTCTTCTGTTACAAAATGACCTTGCCCAATGGCAACTATTAAGACATCAGCTTCGCTGCTTATTTTTGATAAGTTTCGAGTTCTTGAATGTGTTAAAGTAACCGTAGCATTTTTATCCAAGAGTAATTGTGCCATCGGTTTACCAACAATATTCGAACGTCCAATAATAACAGCATGCTTTCCTTCCAAATCAATTTGATACTCACTAAGCATTTCCATAATTCCTGCTGGTGTACAAGGAACCATAATAGGGCGACCAGACCAAAGATGCCCTGTATTCATAGGGTGGAAACCATCAACATCTTTATGGGGATCAATTTCTAAAATAATGCGCTTTTCATTAATATGTGTAGGAAGGGGAAGTTGAACTAAAATCCCATGGATACTCTCATCTTTATTATAACGATGGATGATTTGAATTAATTCTTCCTGACAAATAGATTCTGATAGTCGAATGGTTTCACTTTTAAAGCCTGCGGCAATAGCTGAGCGTTCTTTGTTTCTAACATAAACTTGACTTGCTGGGTTGTCTCCAACCAGTATCACCACAAGACCTGGTACAATACCAAATTCTTGTTTCAAATCCTCAACCTTTTTAGCCAATTGAGATTGCATTTTTTGAGCTAAAGCTTTTCCATCAATAATTTGTGTCATGCAAGGATTCCTTTTCAAATGTAATTGCATATTATTATATCAAAAAAAAGAAGGAAAATAACCTTCTTTTGATTTTAGAGTGATATCAACTGATTATTCTAATTTATAGAACCTTACTCAAAAAATCTTTTGTCCGGCTTTCTTGAGGGTTTTCAAATAAGTTTTTTGGAGAACCTTCTTCAACAATTACCCCTCCATCCATAAAAATGACACGGTCAGCAACTTCTTTTGCAAATCCCATTTCATGCGTAACAATAGCCATTGTCATTCCAGATCTAGCTAAATCTTGCATTACAGTCAAGACCTCACCTACCATCTCAGGATCTAATGCTGATGTTGGTTCATCAAATAGTAAGACATCTGGATCCATTGCTAAACCACGGGCAATAGCAATCCTTTGTTGCTGCCCCCCTGAAAGACTTGCTGGATAAGCATTTGCTTTTTCCAGTAAACCGACTTTTTCCAATAGTTCATAAGCTTTTTGCTCTGCTTCACTTGTCGATAATCCTTTTGTTTTGATTGGGGATAAGGTGATATTTTCTAATACCGTCATATTTGGAAACAGGTTAAACTGTTGAAAGACCATTCCCATTTTTTCTCGCATTTTAAAAATATCATTTTTCTTATCTGTAATGTCTATTCCTTCAAAGGTAATGCGTCCCTTGGTCGGTTCTTCAAGAAGATTCATACTTCTAAGCAGTGTTGATTTTCCTGATCCAGAGGGACCAATAATGACTAATACTTCGCCTTGTTCGATCCTTAAATCAATCCCTTTTAAAACCTCATTTTTCCCAAAGTATTTATGGAGGTTTTCAATATGAATTAGTGTATCACTCATGCTTTTTTAACTCCTTGTCCCATCTTGTTTTCTAAAATCGTTAATAAATAGGATAAAACCGTTGTCACCATCAAATAGTAAAATGCCGCAAATAACAATGGTGTAATTGGTAAATAGGTTGACGTTACTACTGTTTGAGCCCCATTCCACAACTCCATGACACCGATAGTTTGTAAAAGTGCACTATCTTTGATGATTGTAATAAATTCATTTCCTAAAGCAGGTAAAATGTTTTTAAAGGCTTGTGGCAAAATAACATAACGCATTGCATTTTTCGGTCTAATTCCTAACGAATATGCCGCTTCAAGTTGTCCTTTTGGAACAGCTTCAATTCCAGCACGTACAATTTCAGAAATATAGGCTCCACTATTTAATGAAATGATAATAATACCTGGCAATAACCTTGAAAAATCTAAATCCAAAACACCAAAATTGACAGTTGGCATATTATTAAAATGCATCCATGCAAATGCAATCATAATCTGTACAACCATTGGAGTGCCACGAAAAATCCAAACATAAAAATTGGCTAACCACTTCAAGGGAGTAAATGAACTACGCTTGACAAAAGTGATCAAAACCCCAATAATCGTGCCAAAAAAAACGACACAGGCAGAAATCATTATTGTGACTATGACACCATAGTTGAAATAAGCCCAATATTCAGGCAAAAAAGAAAAATTCATTCTATCATCCTACAATCTAATTTTTTAAAATAATAGAAATAATTATAACATCTTATGAATAAAAATACAACGTTTTTTGACATAAAAAAAAGCTTACCCAAGTAAGCTCAATCTTAGTCTATTTTCTTAGTATAATAAATCGTAAATTTCCATTGCAATTAAATCAATACTATCAAATGAATATGATTCACGTGCTTCTACATCGCGCAAGGTAAAGACTGGTCCATTTTCAGGATCATTTGCAAAAGAAACTTCCGCAACGACAACACCCTCACGTTCAAAATTTCTTTTTAAGTTGCCACCATCGTTGACCATCAATTCTAAACGATTGATGATTCTCACTAAATGTGATTCCATTTCCGTTCTCCTATTCGTTTATTATCCCTATTATTTTAACATAAAAATAACTAAACAAACACTAAAATAACTATTTTTCTTGAATTTTATGCCCTTTTTCAATCGAAAATACAATTATCACTCTAAGTCACTAAGTGCTAAAATTCTGAACTTTTTACTTGATTTCCTTTTTGGAGGTGCTATAATATGAGTATAAAGTTTGACCATTTTTGACTAAATGTTTTGACTTTTATTCTGACCTTTGGAGGTATATTATGCTTTGTCAAAATTGTAAATTAAATGAAGCAACTATTCATCTATATACGAATGTGAATGGAAAACAAAGACAGGTAGATCTTTGTCAAAATTGTTATCAAATCATGAAAACAGATACTAATAATCCTATCCTAGGTGGTCAAAATGGGAAACCACAACAAGATTCGATAAATCCATTCTTTGATGACTTTTTTGGTGATCTCAACAATTTCAGGGCATTTGGTCAATTGCCTAACACGCCACCAACTCAATCTGGAGGCGGACAAGGTAATGGGGGACACCGTGGAGGATACAACGGGTCCCAGGCTCAAGCTGCTCAAACGCAAAAACCAAATGGCCTTTTAGAAGAATTCGGTATCAATGTAACTGATATTGCCAGAAGAGGTGATATTGATCCTGTTATCGGACGCGATGATGAGATTGTTCGCGTCATTGAAATTCTAAATCGACGGACTAAAAATAACCCTGTCCTTATTGGGGAACCTGGTGTTGGTAAAACTGCAGTTGTGGAGGGTTTAGCTCAAAAAATTGTAGATGGGGATGTTCCACATAAATTACAACACAAACAAGTCATTCGATTAGATGTAGTCAGTTTAGTTCAAGGAACTGGCATTCGTGGTCAGTTCGAAGAACGCATGCAAAAACTAATGGAAGAAATCCGAAATCGCCAAGATGTCATTTTATTTATTGACGAAATTCATGAGATTGTCGGTGCTGGTAGTGCAGGCGATGGCAATATGGATGCTGGTAACATTTTAAAACCTGCCCTTGCTCGTGGAGAATTACAACTGGTTGGTGCAACGACGTTGAATGAATATCGGATCATTGAAAAAGATGCAGCACTCGAAAGACGTATGCAGCCAGTTAAAGTTGATGAACCTTCAGTTGAGGAAACCATCACTATTTTAAAAGGGATTCAAAGCAAATATGAAGATTACCATCATGTGAAATACAGTCAAGATGCTATCGAAGCTGCTGCTCACCTTTCTAATAGGTATATTCAGGATCGTTTCCTTCCCGATAAAGCCATTGATTTGCTCGACGAAGCCGGTTCTAAAATGAACTTGACATTAAACTTTGTTGATCCCAAAGAGATTGATAAGAGATTAGTCGAAGCTGAAAACTTAAAAGCGCAAGCCACTAGGGATGAAGATTTTGAACGCGCAGCTTACTTCAGAGACCAAATTGCAAAATACAAAGAATTGCAAAAACAAAAGGTAGACGACGAAGACACGCCTATTATCACAGAAAAAACAATTGAAGCCATTGTTGAACAAAAAACCAATATTCCAGTTGGCGATTTAAAGGAAAAAGAACAATCCCAATTGGTCAACTTATCAGATGATCTTAAAGCGCATGTCATCGGTCAAGATGATGCGGTTGAAAAGATTGCAAAAGCTATTCGACGTAATCGTGTCGGACTTGGTAGCCCTAATCGTCCTATTGGTTCTTTCCTTTTCGTTGGACCGACTGGTGTTGGTAAAACAGAGCTTTCTAAGCAATTGGCTATTGAACTTTTTGGATCTGCTGATAATATGATTCGATTTGACATGTCGGAATACATGGAAAAACATGCTGTTGCTAAATTGGTAGGAGCGCCTCCAGGATATGTTGGTTATGAGGAAGCTGGTCAGCTGACAGAAAAAGTTAGACGGAACCCATACTCACTTATACTTCTGGATGAAGTTGAGAAGGCTCATCCTGATGTGATGCATATGTTCTTACAAGTTTTGGATGATGGTCGCTTAACGGATGGACAAGGTCGAACTGTGAGCTTTAAGGACACTATTATCATCATGACTTCAAATGCGGGAACAGGACGCGTTGAAGCTTCAGTTGGTTTTGGTGCAGCGCGTGAAGGACGTACAAACTCTGTTTTAGGCGAATTAAGTAACTACTTTAGTCCAGAATTTATGAACCGTTTTGATGGTATCATTGAATTCCAACCATTAAGTAAAGAAAACTTACTCCACATTGTAGATTTAATGTTGGAAGATGTTAATGCTCGCTTATCTCATAACAATATTCATCTTGAAGTAACAGCTAAGGTTAAAGAAAAATTGGTTGATCTTGGCTATGACCCTAAAATGGGGGCCCGTCCTCTAAGAAGGACCATTCAAGAGCATATCGAAGATGCTATTACAGATTTCTACTTAGAAAATCCAACAGAAAAAAATCTCAAAGCTATGATGTCAAGTAATGGGAATATTCTTATTAAAGCCATTAAAGCGAAATCAAGTGAAGAACTGCTTGATATGCCAGTTAAATAAATGCAAAAAAGAGCACCAAATCAGGTGTTCTTTTTGAAATGAAAGGGTATTTTTAGTGATTTTTTTGAAAAAAAGGAACTTAATTAAGATTTATTAGTGATTTTTTAGTATAATAATTTAAAGGAGGGAGCTTATGACAGTTCCAGTTTTCGGAGATAAAATAGATAATCAATCTTATCAAACACGATATGGTGTCTATGCCATTGTTCCAAATTCAAATCAGGATCAAGTTATCTTAGTCCAGGCACCAAATGGAGCTTGGTTCTTACCTGGTGGTGAAATTGAAAATGGAGAAAACCATCATACAGCTCTCGAACGTGAATTAAAGGAAGAGTTAGGATTTAAAGCAGACTTGGGTAACTACCTGGGACAGGCTGATGATTATTTCTACTCTCGCCATCGAGACACCCACTTTTATAATCCAGCATTTTTTTACCATGTAAAATCCTATCAACGGTTAGGAAATCCTCTCGAAGATTTTAATCATTTGGAATGGTTTCCAGTAAAAGATGCTATTGAACGCTTAAAAAGAGGCAGTCATAAGTGGGCTGTTGAACAATGGTTGAATCAGCATAAAAATCTTACATAAGATGATAGAGTAATATCCTTTTGATTTCAATTTTACTCTTGGAGGAAAATTATGAGACTCATAAATACAACTAGTAGCCACCCTGAGCTTGTTCAGAACCAATTGCGCAACACTGATGCCCAATTGGTTGAAGTTTATTCAGCAGGAAACACAGATGTCGTTTTCACAAAAGCTCCGACACATTATGAATTGCTTATTTCCAATAAATACAGAGCAATTAAAGAAGAAGAATTAGAGGTGATACGCTCCTTCTTCCTAAAACGAAAAATTAATCCAGAAAAAATTGTTGCTGGTAAATCAAAAACCTTACATACCAATAATTTGATTGAAATTTCCTTTCAAATTAAACCTGAAAAAATATAGTTGCTGAGATTTCAAAACACTTCAAAATTGAAGTGTTTTTTTTAATTAAAAAAAGATTGAAGACACTGTCCCAAAATGGGAACCTCTTCAATCTTTTTGTCATTAGTTACTTTCAAATCCTTGAGCAACAGCTTCAGGGAAATTTTCTTCGATAATTTTAGCACTTGCGTCACATACAAAAGCGCCATAAGAACGCATTCTCGTTGTAGGATCAACGCGACGAGAGCGTTCGCAAACTTCTCCTACCGCATGGTCAACAGTAAAGGCGACATTTTCGAATGAGATAGCATTTGTTGGTGCATCAGCAAAATCGGCAATGGTTAATTGCGAAACAATCATTAAGAGTGCAATATCTGAATCGAGGGCAGTTAGTAATGTTTTGACTTCATCACTAGCATAGATTGTCAGATGAGCCTCAAGTGATTTACCAATAACTTTTTCATTTCTGGCTTCTTCTAATGCTTTTTGAGCTTGTGTGCGTAATGTCATGAAAGCATCCCAGGCAGAAAGAATGTCTTCTTCGCCTTCAAAAATTTCTGCGACAGGCATTTCTGTCAATTGAACAAATTCTTCCTCTTCAAATTCTAAATAAGACCAAATTTCTTCAGCAGTGTGAGGTAAAATTGGTGTTAATAATTTAGTAATCTTCACAAGAATATCATAAAATACTGTTTGCATGCGACGACGCGCTAAGCTATTAGCCGCTTCAATATAGACCACGTCTTTCGCAAAATCAAGATAGAAGGCAGACAAATCAATAGTAACAAAATTAACAACTGCTTTATAGATAGCCATAAAGTCATAGTTTTCATAAGAGATGTTAAAGACTTCTACTAACTTGTTAAATTTAATCGTTAAGTATTTATCAACTGGAGCCAACTCTTCATAGGCTACTCTATTTGTATTTGGATTAAAGTCAGATGTATTTGCAATCAAGAACCGTAAGGTATTTCTGATTTTACGGTAGGTTTCAGAAACTTGACCCAAAATGTCCATTGAAACGCGAACATCATTATCTGTATCAACGGATGTTACCCAAAGACGTAAAATTTCAGCACCATATTGTTTCGCAACATCATTTGGTGAAATAATATTGCCTTTTGATTTAGACATTTTTTCACCTTTACCATCGAGGACAAAACCTTGTGATAAAACTGCTTTATAAGGTGCATGACCATTTACGGCAACTGATGTGATGAGGGATGAATTAAACCATCCACGGTATTGGTCAGAACCTTCTAGGTATAAATCTGCTGGATATGATAGTTGTTCACGAGCGTTCATGACTCCATTCCAAGAAGATCCAGAGTCAAACCAAACATCCATGATGTCTGTTTCTTTTGTAAATTCACCATTTGGTGAACCTGGGTGACTAAAGCCTTCTGGGAGCAATTCTTTGGCTTCTTTTTTCCACCAGATAATGGAGCCTTCTTTTTCAAAAAGATTAGCCACATGGTCAGTAACTTCTTTTGTCATAATAGCTGTGCCATCTTCTGCATAGAAAATTGGAAGAGGTACTCCCCAAGCACGCTGACGTGAAATAACCCAGTCGCCACGGTCACGAATCATATTGTATAGACGTGTTTTACCCCATGATGGGTGGAAGGTTGTCTTTTCAATCTCATCCAAGATTTCTTGTCGGAAATCTGATACAGATGCAAACCATTGTGGAACTGCGCGCCAAATTATTGGTTTTTTAGTTCTCCAGTCAAATGGATAGGAGTGGTTAATAACTTCTTTTGCCAGTAAGAGGTCACCAAGTTTTTCAATAACAGTTGGTAAAACTTTATCATAAAATTGACCTTGGAAATCTGGACCAGCATTTTCCATCATCATACCGCGCTCATCTACAGTAACGGCTACTTCCAGTTTGTATTTCGTTCCAACATTATAGTCATCTTCACCAAATCCTGGAGCAGTATGGACAATCCCTGTACCTGAATCTAGAGTAACATGATCACCAAGGATAACTAATTCGTCAACATCACTATCCCATGGATGTTCCGTAACAATATACTCAAGCTCTGAACCTTTATGATGGGATAGAATTTCAAAATCTGTCCAAGCAAATTTAGGGGCTAAACTATCTAATAAGCCTCCTGCAACAAGATATTTCTTGCTAGTTGAGGCTGGTTGGACAAGGACGTAGTCCATGTCTGGACCTACTGTCAACCCACGCGAAGCTGTGACAGTAAATGGTGTTGTTGTCCAAACGACAATATATGAATCTGTATCTAAAATGCCTTTGCCGTCTTTGACTTTATTGGCATAATAAAGAGAAGTTGAATCAATATCATGGTATTCAATCTCTGCTTCTGCTAATGCTGACTCGGAAGACCATGACCAATAAACTGGTTTGGCACCGCGATAAATATAGCCTTTATCTGCCATTGCCCCAAATACACGAACTTGGTCAGCCTCATAAGCAGGGTCTAGGGTTACATAAGGATTGTCCCAGTCTGCTGAAACTCCTAGTCGTTTAAAGTCTTGGCGTTGCTTATCCACTTGGCTAAGGGCATAGTCACGACACATTTCCAAATATTCTGCCAAGTC
This window encodes:
- a CDS encoding DUF1797 family protein, with translation MESHLVRIINRLELMVNDGGNLKRNFEREGVVVAEVSFANDPENGPVFTLRDVEARESYSFDSIDLIAMEIYDLLY
- a CDS encoding exodeoxyribonuclease VII small subunit, which translates into the protein MATKKTFEERLQELETIVSKLESGEVPLEEAIAEFQKGMILSKDLQKTLQNAEKTLVKVMQADGSEIEIED
- a CDS encoding amino acid ABC transporter permease — its product is MNFSFLPEYWAYFNYGVIVTIMISACVVFFGTIIGVLITFVKRSSFTPLKWLANFYVWIFRGTPMVVQIMIAFAWMHFNNMPTVNFGVLDLDFSRLLPGIIIISLNSGAYISEIVRAGIEAVPKGQLEAAYSLGIRPKNAMRYVILPQAFKNILPALGNEFITIIKDSALLQTIGVMELWNGAQTVVTSTYLPITPLLFAAFYYLMVTTVLSYLLTILENKMGQGVKKA
- a CDS encoding DUF1827 family protein — protein: MRLINTTSSHPELVQNQLRNTDAQLVEVYSAGNTDVVFTKAPTHYELLISNKYRAIKEEELEVIRSFFLKRKINPEKIVAGKSKTLHTNNLIEISFQIKPEKI
- a CDS encoding bifunctional methylenetetrahydrofolate dehydrogenase/methenyltetrahydrofolate cyclohydrolase, translated to MTQIIDGKALAQKMQSQLAKKVEDLKQEFGIVPGLVVILVGDNPASQVYVRNKERSAIAAGFKSETIRLSESICQEELIQIIHRYNKDESIHGILVQLPLPTHINEKRIILEIDPHKDVDGFHPMNTGHLWSGRPIMVPCTPAGIMEMLSEYQIDLEGKHAVIIGRSNIVGKPMAQLLLDKNATVTLTHSRTRNLSKISSEADVLIVAIGQGHFVTEEYVKDGAVVIDVGMNRDDNGKLIGDVAFEEVSRKASYITPVPGGVGPMTITMLLEQTYQSALRSVSS
- a CDS encoding polyprenyl synthetase family protein; translation: MDKLKKIDQTIHAFYCEKAVISEKLNEAVLYSINAGGKRIRPILFLEVIEALQIPLTESHFKAAAALEMIHTGSLIHDDLPAMDNDDYRRGQLTNHKKFDEATAILAGDSLFLDAFGMLAETDFPTDVTVDLVRSLSSASGTFGMVGGQMLDMAAEGKKLNFKNLQLIHRHKTGQLLAYPFWAAARVAQLDEKLLATFLEIGMIIGLAFQVRDDILDITANFEEIGKTPKKDVMAEKMTYPHLLGLNESYQILDESLDQAEAILRKLSDEIAFAPQKILSLIERLRLDA
- the xseA gene encoding exodeoxyribonuclease VII large subunit is translated as MSDYLSVSHLTKYLKMKFDRDPYLERVYLTGQVSNFRKRPNHQYFSLKDENAVIQATMWASAYKRLAFDLEEGMKINVIGRVQIYEPSGSYSIIIEEAVPDGIGALAIQFEQLKKKLTNEGFFDDKHKQDLPQFVQKVGVITSPSGAVIRDIITTISRRFPGVEILLFPTKVQGEGAAEEIVANISKANQREDLDLLIVGRGGGSIEDLWAFNEEIVVHAIFASQLPIISSVGHETDVTLSDFVADRRAATPTAAAELATPVTKADIISWISERQNRSYQATLRLLHQKRDQVMVLGQSVIFRQPERLYDAYLQKIDRLHNSLLNSIKSKLSDSRQAEMTVSHRLQTMNLLSTINRYQERLMTLNQWLNVDMQKQFDQLRTRFEKAQDALLTLDTKRIVARGYSIVRQEDKIISSVKDVSTGDLLAIEMRDGQIEVEVKNGN
- the ileS gene encoding isoleucine--tRNA ligase; protein product: MKLKETLNLGKTAFPMRAGLPNKEPLWQAAWDEAQIYQKRQKLNEGKPSFHLHDGPPYANGNIHVGHALNKISKDIIVRAKSMSGYNAPYVPGWDTHGLPIEQVLAKKGIKRKEMDLAEYLEMCRDYALSQVDKQRQDFKRLGVSADWDNPYVTLDPAYEADQVRVFGAMADKGYIYRGAKPVYWSWSSESALAEAEIEYHDIDSTSLYYANKVKDGKGILDTDSYIVVWTTTPFTVTASRGLTVGPDMDYVLVQPASTSKKYLVAGGLLDSLAPKFAWTDFEILSHHKGSELEYIVTEHPWDSDVDELVILGDHVTLDSGTGIVHTAPGFGEDDYNVGTKYKLEVAVTVDERGMMMENAGPDFQGQFYDKVLPTVIEKLGDLLLAKEVINHSYPFDWRTKKPIIWRAVPQWFASVSDFRQEILDEIEKTTFHPSWGKTRLYNMIRDRGDWVISRQRAWGVPLPIFYAEDGTAIMTKEVTDHVANLFEKEGSIIWWKKEAKELLPEGFSHPGSPNGEFTKETDIMDVWFDSGSSWNGVMNAREQLSYPADLYLEGSDQYRGWFNSSLITSVAVNGHAPYKAVLSQGFVLDGKGEKMSKSKGNIISPNDVAKQYGAEILRLWVTSVDTDNDVRVSMDILGQVSETYRKIRNTLRFLIANTSDFNPNTNRVAYEELAPVDKYLTIKFNKLVEVFNISYENYDFMAIYKAVVNFVTIDLSAFYLDFAKDVVYIEAANSLARRRMQTVFYDILVKITKLLTPILPHTAEEIWSYLEFEEEEFVQLTEMPVAEIFEGEEDILSAWDAFMTLRTQAQKALEEARNEKVIGKSLEAHLTIYASDEVKTLLTALDSDIALLMIVSQLTIADFADAPTNAISFENVAFTVDHAVGEVCERSRRVDPTTRMRSYGAFVCDASAKIIEENFPEAVAQGFESN
- a CDS encoding NUDIX hydrolase; protein product: MTVPVFGDKIDNQSYQTRYGVYAIVPNSNQDQVILVQAPNGAWFLPGGEIENGENHHTALERELKEELGFKADLGNYLGQADDYFYSRHRDTHFYNPAFFYHVKSYQRLGNPLEDFNHLEWFPVKDAIERLKRGSHKWAVEQWLNQHKNLT
- a CDS encoding amino acid ABC transporter ATP-binding protein, whose product is MSDTLIHIENLHKYFGKNEVLKGIDLRIEQGEVLVIIGPSGSGKSTLLRSMNLLEEPTKGRITFEGIDITDKKNDIFKMREKMGMVFQQFNLFPNMTVLENITLSPIKTKGLSTSEAEQKAYELLEKVGLLEKANAYPASLSGGQQQRIAIARGLAMDPDVLLFDEPTSALDPEMVGEVLTVMQDLARSGMTMAIVTHEMGFAKEVADRVIFMDGGVIVEEGSPKNLFENPQESRTKDFLSKVL
- a CDS encoding ATP-dependent Clp protease ATP-binding subunit; the protein is MLCQNCKLNEATIHLYTNVNGKQRQVDLCQNCYQIMKTDTNNPILGGQNGKPQQDSINPFFDDFFGDLNNFRAFGQLPNTPPTQSGGGQGNGGHRGGYNGSQAQAAQTQKPNGLLEEFGINVTDIARRGDIDPVIGRDDEIVRVIEILNRRTKNNPVLIGEPGVGKTAVVEGLAQKIVDGDVPHKLQHKQVIRLDVVSLVQGTGIRGQFEERMQKLMEEIRNRQDVILFIDEIHEIVGAGSAGDGNMDAGNILKPALARGELQLVGATTLNEYRIIEKDAALERRMQPVKVDEPSVEETITILKGIQSKYEDYHHVKYSQDAIEAAAHLSNRYIQDRFLPDKAIDLLDEAGSKMNLTLNFVDPKEIDKRLVEAENLKAQATRDEDFERAAYFRDQIAKYKELQKQKVDDEDTPIITEKTIEAIVEQKTNIPVGDLKEKEQSQLVNLSDDLKAHVIGQDDAVEKIAKAIRRNRVGLGSPNRPIGSFLFVGPTGVGKTELSKQLAIELFGSADNMIRFDMSEYMEKHAVAKLVGAPPGYVGYEEAGQLTEKVRRNPYSLILLDEVEKAHPDVMHMFLQVLDDGRLTDGQGRTVSFKDTIIIMTSNAGTGRVEASVGFGAAREGRTNSVLGELSNYFSPEFMNRFDGIIEFQPLSKENLLHIVDLMLEDVNARLSHNNIHLEVTAKVKEKLVDLGYDPKMGARPLRRTIQEHIEDAITDFYLENPTEKNLKAMMSSNGNILIKAIKAKSSEELLDMPVK